A part of Chloroflexota bacterium genomic DNA contains:
- a CDS encoding ABC transporter ATP-binding protein has product MTYALRRHPLDLRRVVGKSRLAGLWYMMRGYRLAYVGATLALALATLAKTATYLLLRYFADLLTHQEAPILGRTLPQAFAWVGVGFVLLALGQGLFSFLSGRLSAYTAEGIARRLRDYLFDHIQRLSVAYHTHVSTGDLVERTTSDVDAVRRFFADQAIGAGRVVLIFVINFLAIYHLYARLAWISVLAVPFVLVLSLVFFRRVSRAYEAYQQQESRLTTTLQENLSGVRVVKAFARQDYEKRKFERENWQKYVLGKRLTFMHSLFWPISDLVLGAQILGGFVYAALLAIHGQITVGTYLAYAGLVGWLVMPIRGLGRMIVQGSTGLVSYGRLVDILKEAPEPLEDGDFVPETPLRGKVVFEHVGFTYEDDTVPALEDITFRCEPGQVVALLGSTGSGKTTLVNLLPRFHDYTAGRILLDGVELKRYPRAWLRRQIGIVEQEPFLFSRTIWENIAYGAGREVTRAEIEAAARTAAIHDDIMAFPDGYDTLVGERGVTLSGGQKQRVAIARALLKAPRILILDEATASVDTETEAAIRDALARLMQGRTTFIIAHRVQSVMHADLILVMDKGRIVQQGTHEALMQQEGMYRQIFEIQTRIDEELRKELARV; this is encoded by the coding sequence ATGACATACGCCCTTCGTCGCCACCCTCTTGACCTGCGCCGCGTGGTGGGCAAAAGCCGCCTCGCGGGGCTGTGGTACATGATGCGCGGCTATCGGTTGGCCTACGTTGGGGCGACGCTGGCCCTCGCGCTGGCGACCTTAGCGAAAACTGCCACCTATTTGCTGCTGCGCTATTTTGCCGATTTGCTGACGCACCAGGAAGCCCCTATCCTGGGGCGCACGCTTCCCCAAGCCTTTGCCTGGGTGGGGGTGGGCTTTGTGTTGTTGGCCCTGGGGCAGGGGCTGTTTTCTTTCCTCTCCGGGCGACTCTCGGCTTATACGGCCGAAGGCATTGCCCGCCGCCTGCGCGATTACCTGTTCGACCACATTCAGCGCCTGAGCGTGGCCTATCACACGCACGTTTCTACCGGCGATCTGGTCGAGCGCACCACTTCCGATGTCGATGCGGTGCGCCGTTTTTTTGCCGACCAGGCGATTGGAGCGGGGCGCGTGGTGCTGATTTTCGTCATCAACTTTCTCGCCATTTACCACCTCTACGCCAGGCTGGCCTGGATTTCGGTGCTGGCCGTGCCGTTTGTGCTGGTGCTTTCCCTGGTGTTCTTCCGGCGGGTTTCCCGCGCTTACGAAGCCTACCAGCAGCAGGAATCGCGCCTGACCACCACGTTGCAGGAAAACCTGAGCGGCGTGCGGGTGGTCAAAGCCTTTGCCCGACAAGATTATGAGAAGCGGAAGTTTGAGCGCGAGAACTGGCAAAAGTATGTGCTGGGGAAGCGCCTCACTTTCATGCACAGCCTCTTTTGGCCGATCTCTGACCTGGTGCTCGGCGCGCAGATTTTGGGCGGGTTCGTGTACGCCGCACTGCTCGCCATTCACGGCCAGATCACCGTGGGTACATACCTGGCTTACGCCGGGTTGGTTGGCTGGTTGGTGATGCCCATTCGGGGCCTGGGGCGGATGATCGTGCAGGGGTCCACCGGGCTGGTTTCCTATGGGCGCCTGGTGGACATTTTGAAGGAAGCCCCCGAGCCGCTGGAAGACGGCGACTTTGTGCCCGAAACGCCGCTGCGCGGCAAGGTGGTTTTCGAGCACGTCGGTTTTACTTACGAAGACGACACCGTGCCTGCGTTGGAAGACATTACCTTCCGTTGTGAGCCGGGGCAGGTGGTGGCTTTGCTGGGCTCGACGGGTTCGGGCAAAACCACGCTGGTCAACCTGTTGCCCCGCTTTCACGACTACACGGCCGGGCGCATTTTGCTCGACGGTGTGGAACTCAAACGTTACCCCAGGGCATGGTTGCGCCGCCAAATTGGCATTGTGGAGCAGGAGCCGTTTCTGTTTAGCCGCACGATTTGGGAAAACATTGCCTACGGGGCGGGGCGCGAGGTGACGCGGGCAGAAATCGAGGCCGCGGCGCGCACTGCCGCTATTCATGATGACATCATGGCCTTCCCCGACGGCTACGACACCCTGGTCGGCGAGCGGGGGGTGACGCTTTCCGGCGGGCAAAAGCAGCGCGTCGCCATCGCGCGCGCGCTGCTCAAAGCCCCCCGCATCCTGATTCTGGACGAAGCCACCGCCAGCGTAGACACCGAAACCGAAGCCGCCATTCGCGACGCCCTTGCCCGCCTGATGCAGGGCCGTACGACCTTTATCATTGCCCATCGCGTCCAGTCGGTCATGCACGCCGACCTGATTTTGGTGATGGATAAGGGCCGCATCGTCCAGCAGGGCACCCATGAGGCCCTCATGCAACAGGAAGGCATGTACCGGCAGATTTTCGAGATCCAGACGCGCATCGATGAGGAATTGCGGAAGGAACTCGCCAGGGTGTGA